One window of the Candidatus Omnitrophota bacterium genome contains the following:
- a CDS encoding methyltransferase domain-containing protein: MKNRVKSFLSVIAGKYKGRRLECADGVRPLTGLSKKSLFDILTPYIGGARFLDLFAGTGSVGLEALSRGASQSVFVEKSPRVAELIRKNFVSGGVDAGEYDIVPIDARNYLEHTSEKFDIIFIGPPYPLMLDKDFMTLVFNALKPGGIAVCQHRTGCDFGFPQKAARTKVYGVTTIDFYINE, translated from the coding sequence ATGAAAAATCGCGTAAAATCTTTTCTCTCTGTGATAGCAGGCAAATACAAGGGCCGCAGGCTGGAATGCGCCGACGGGGTGCGGCCTCTGACGGGCTTGAGCAAGAAATCCCTTTTTGATATCCTCACCCCCTATATCGGCGGAGCCAGGTTCCTGGATCTTTTCGCCGGCACGGGTTCCGTGGGCCTTGAGGCTCTTTCAAGGGGCGCCTCGCAAAGCGTGTTCGTTGAGAAAAGCCCGCGGGTGGCCGAGCTTATCAGGAAAAATTTTGTCAGCGGCGGCGTGGACGCAGGGGAATACGACATCGTGCCGATCGACGCGCGGAATTATCTGGAACACACATCTGAAAAATTTGACATTATTTTTATAGGCCCGCCTTATCCTCTCATGCTGGATAAGGATTTCATGACACTGGTTTTTAATGCCCTGAAACCCGGCGGCATAGCCGTGTGCCAGCACCGCACGGGCTGCGATTTCGGCTTTCCGCAGAAAGCGGCCCGGACAAAAGTCTATGGCGTCACGACTATAGATTTCTATATCAACGAATGA
- a CDS encoding right-handed parallel beta-helix repeat-containing protein, with amino-acid sequence MKLTDKKSFVGQKDAVDFPGEKIPAPVSPSLSHSLRSFEPCPLRTATGFFYRQSFSLYALISFTAYTLFFTFCAAGLNAYEKVFPNEIVTDMVFSGKVYLHGDCVIREGASVTILPGTRIIPDGENFSLSYDQRIGKRNIDTAIKGKAVIIVEGSLEAVFGKDLQSVMGSMDEQGGAGGIRWGGIVVAGKGRLTLKGVQIKDAVYGILAAGSADVFLDRTEIKNCGIGIISANESYVQLKNSRISANATSGIELYDSGRVRAEKSMILSNRQSGVMARHRSNISLTGCEITHNSKGLYIRDAANADLDKNLFHANGTDIDSIKKYEAKPLPAVKEDVLWRGMVEITEDFIVPFGASLRIEEGTKIFVSSYSANDLDFEAVFGDGKRKITAEGLCDVIIEGNIVIEGSSDKPVVFIAPSGFGSIIMSGKGASSSISNLVFSGRGSGFFILDENAAKFKSSVFEDFFSAFILADGAKASFTDCLFSNCRWAVLIYDSARPFFTGCSFRSNTAAVGMSDSASPFFRNCAFEKNETAISAAGAARPDCAGSALKENTDAFVFFENSSGRIAENTFVQNKSAVRLKGKASAEINKNAFIKNTAAILMDASSSSESSGNSYVKNGTDREYAPTESPTLKGIMPENEVWSGTIELKGDLLVKEGTILRIKPGTKILAGPSEKDFVLFRDIAAGGSEMTRTGLVDIIVEGVIHAEEVTISGSSLAGESSWGGFVFVKNAEGFFKNTSPENAETAFALFDKSAVFIEEGILKNCRNGMLLYGESVMTVKKCRITGSEKGLGIFMNSVCNISLSVITGNNRGITLMGGALSAENNLISKNTTGADIIAGAAVFKENSFLANSRALETRVAFQDQDNKFFENKTDIFENLAKK; translated from the coding sequence ATGAAATTGACCGACAAGAAAAGCTTTGTCGGACAAAAAGACGCGGTTGATTTTCCCGGCGAGAAAATCCCCGCTCCCGTCTCGCCCTCGCTCTCTCACTCTCTCCGTTCGTTCGAACCGTGCCCGCTCCGGACTGCGACAGGCTTTTTTTATCGGCAAAGCTTTTCTTTGTACGCGCTTATAAGCTTCACGGCCTACACATTGTTTTTTACTTTCTGCGCGGCGGGATTGAACGCTTACGAGAAGGTGTTTCCCAATGAGATAGTTACCGATATGGTATTTTCCGGGAAAGTTTATCTCCACGGCGACTGTGTGATACGGGAAGGCGCGAGCGTGACGATACTCCCCGGAACGCGGATAATTCCCGACGGTGAAAACTTCTCTCTGTCATACGATCAGCGCATAGGCAAAAGGAATATAGACACTGCCATAAAAGGCAAAGCCGTGATAATCGTTGAAGGGTCGCTCGAGGCGGTCTTCGGAAAAGACCTGCAGAGCGTGATGGGTTCTATGGATGAACAGGGCGGCGCAGGCGGCATAAGATGGGGCGGTATAGTTGTCGCGGGGAAAGGCCGATTGACGCTCAAAGGCGTACAGATAAAAGACGCTGTTTACGGGATTCTTGCCGCAGGTTCGGCGGATGTATTTCTGGACAGGACCGAGATCAAAAATTGCGGCATAGGTATCATAAGCGCCAATGAATCTTATGTCCAGCTAAAAAATTCCCGGATCAGTGCCAACGCCACTTCCGGTATAGAGCTTTATGACAGCGGCCGCGTCCGCGCGGAAAAGAGCATGATACTGTCAAACAGGCAGTCGGGTGTCATGGCTCGCCACAGGAGCAATATCAGCCTGACAGGGTGCGAGATCACACACAACAGCAAAGGCCTTTACATAAGGGACGCCGCCAACGCGGATCTGGATAAGAATCTTTTTCATGCCAACGGAACAGACATAGACAGCATAAAAAAATATGAGGCAAAACCTCTGCCTGCGGTAAAAGAAGATGTGCTCTGGCGCGGGATGGTGGAGATAACAGAAGATTTTATTGTGCCTTTCGGCGCCTCGCTCAGGATAGAGGAAGGAACAAAAATATTCGTGTCGTCTTATTCCGCCAACGATCTGGATTTTGAGGCCGTTTTCGGCGACGGGAAAAGAAAAATCACTGCAGAGGGGCTGTGTGATGTGATAATTGAGGGAAATATAGTGATAGAGGGCTCATCCGATAAGCCCGTTGTTTTTATCGCTCCGTCGGGTTTCGGCAGTATCATAATGTCGGGCAAGGGAGCTTCTTCGTCTATCTCAAATCTAGTGTTCAGCGGCCGGGGAAGCGGGTTTTTCATACTTGACGAAAACGCCGCGAAATTCAAAAGCTCAGTTTTTGAGGATTTCTTCTCAGCCTTCATCCTCGCCGACGGCGCCAAGGCCTCTTTTACGGACTGCCTTTTTTCCAATTGCCGCTGGGCCGTTCTGATATATGATTCGGCCAGGCCTTTTTTTACGGGCTGCTCGTTCAGATCCAATACCGCGGCCGTGGGCATGAGCGACAGCGCGTCTCCTTTTTTCAGGAATTGCGCTTTTGAAAAAAATGAGACGGCCATCAGCGCCGCCGGGGCGGCGCGGCCGGACTGCGCGGGTTCGGCGCTCAAAGAAAACACTGATGCTTTCGTTTTTTTTGAGAACTCGTCGGGCAGAATAGCGGAAAACACGTTTGTCCAGAACAAATCCGCCGTCAGGTTAAAAGGCAAGGCATCGGCGGAGATCAACAAAAACGCTTTTATAAAGAATACGGCCGCTATCTTGATGGACGCTTCTTCCTCCAGCGAGAGCTCCGGCAACAGCTATGTGAAGAACGGCACTGACCGCGAGTACGCTCCTACGGAATCACCGACTCTGAAAGGGATCATGCCGGAAAACGAGGTGTGGAGCGGCACAATAGAACTTAAGGGAGACCTGCTCGTCAAAGAGGGCACGATCCTGCGCATAAAACCCGGCACAAAGATCCTTGCGGGGCCGTCGGAGAAAGATTTTGTTCTTTTCAGGGACATAGCCGCCGGCGGCTCGGAGATGACAAGGACGGGGCTGGTGGATATCATCGTTGAAGGCGTCATCCATGCGGAAGAGGTGACGATCTCCGGATCATCCCTCGCCGGCGAATCCTCGTGGGGCGGTTTTGTGTTTGTCAAAAATGCGGAAGGATTTTTCAAAAACACTTCGCCGGAAAACGCTGAAACAGCGTTCGCTCTTTTTGATAAGAGCGCCGTGTTCATCGAGGAAGGCATCCTGAAAAACTGCCGCAACGGGATGCTCCTGTACGGCGAAAGCGTGATGACTGTAAAGAAGTGCCGCATCACCGGATCCGAAAAAGGCCTCGGTATATTCATGAATTCCGTCTGCAATATCTCATTGTCCGTCATCACCGGCAACAACCGCGGCATCACGCTCATGGGCGGGGCTTTGAGCGCGGAAAATAATCTTATAAGCAAAAACACCACGGGAGCCGATATAATCGCCGGCGCGGCGGTGTTCAAAGAGAATAGTTTCCTCGCCAACAGCAGGGCTCTGGAAACGCGCGTCGCTTTTCAGGATCAGGACAACAAGTTCTTTGAGAACAAGACGGACATATTCGAGAATTTAGCGAAAAAATAA
- a CDS encoding peptide chain release factor 2 gives MDKDLLTAIEGIKKETEKMKALADFPAMEKKIAELSDLSLKEGLWNDPQKAGKLMKELEGLKKDLESFKSVDKEAVSFFEMARMYADDESFRDELLKESEKISSEIRGINIKLQFNDPSDSNGAIVTLHSGAGGTEACDWCQMLLRMYTRWCERRGYEFKIIDMISGDEAGLKSVTFEVGGRFAYGYLKSETGIHRLVRISPFDSNKRRHTSFASCDVIADLGEVAEVEIKDSDLRIDTYRASGAGGQHVNKTDSAVRITHLPTGVIVACQNERSQHQNKARAMQLLQARLVALEEDKRKDQTQRRYDGMGQIGWGHQIRSYVFMPYQMAKDLRTGYETGNINAVMDGEIDGFIEAYLTYGQNEK, from the coding sequence ATGGATAAAGATCTGCTGACCGCGATAGAAGGAATAAAAAAGGAAACGGAAAAAATGAAGGCTCTCGCCGATTTTCCGGCTATGGAGAAAAAGATCGCCGAACTTTCGGATCTCAGTCTCAAAGAGGGTTTATGGAACGACCCTCAAAAGGCGGGTAAGCTGATGAAAGAACTTGAGGGCCTGAAAAAAGACCTCGAAAGTTTCAAAAGCGTCGACAAAGAAGCTGTAAGTTTCTTTGAGATGGCGCGGATGTATGCCGATGACGAATCGTTCAGGGATGAACTTCTAAAAGAATCGGAAAAAATTTCTTCGGAAATCCGCGGGATCAACATAAAACTTCAATTCAACGATCCCTCGGACAGCAACGGCGCCATTGTCACGCTGCATTCCGGCGCCGGCGGAACGGAGGCCTGCGACTGGTGCCAGATGCTTTTGAGGATGTACACACGATGGTGCGAGAGAAGGGGCTATGAATTCAAGATCATAGATATGATCTCCGGTGACGAGGCGGGACTCAAGAGCGTCACCTTTGAGGTCGGCGGCCGATTCGCTTACGGCTATCTTAAATCCGAAACGGGCATTCACCGCCTTGTGCGGATCTCGCCATTTGATTCTAACAAAAGGCGGCACACATCTTTCGCCTCCTGTGACGTCATAGCGGATCTGGGAGAAGTCGCGGAAGTGGAAATAAAGGACTCGGACTTGAGAATAGACACCTACCGGGCCTCGGGCGCCGGGGGCCAGCATGTCAACAAAACCGATTCCGCCGTGCGCATCACGCATCTGCCGACGGGAGTCATCGTCGCCTGCCAGAACGAGCGCAGCCAGCATCAGAACAAGGCCAGGGCGATGCAGCTCCTTCAAGCCAGGCTTGTTGCCCTGGAAGAGGATAAGCGTAAAGATCAGACGCAGCGCCGTTATGACGGCATGGGCCAGATAGGATGGGGGCATCAGATAAGGTCTTATGTTTTTATGCCCTATCAGATGGCCAAGGATCTGCGCACGGGTTACGAAACGGGAAATATAAACGCCGTGATGGACGGTGAGATAGACGGATTCATAGAAGCTTATCTGACATACGGACAAAACGAAAAATGA
- the lnt gene encoding apolipoprotein N-acyltransferase: MFYPVLLCILSGALYWAAFPPADMGFTAWFALVPFFFACKVKKPAEKIILGFTAGITAFSLNFYWLYPTIRATGESAILSFSAVILTGAFFALFTALWALLSEEHGLYAATSGVLLSWAGSKMLWSVPWCPLYVSQASYPAMLQICSITGPYFLTFLIIYANHSFYRAVTMRRLRPLIPAASLIALTLVFGIYKIGIPLDGEEYDICTVQPNVSQDIKWDKDNIDAVKDKIRLFTAASIAADLTVFPEAVLPGIINYDADISIFISEMESMKKKPSVLGAAFYGLEEDKKGDYRRVLKNSALLLNPAPASDDISGARQFYFKRKLVPFGEFVPFGEFLGRFIKVINTLGGFESGSEAIILKAGDLRIIPLICSESVYPSLWRGDGNIAVNITNDAWFGKTAAAEQHLRHVIVGAASFGIPAVFANNTGPSALIDARGRIIRATGPFEECSFTDSVRLSARGSFYGRYFDITLAASALIAAYGLLIILRQKRVGALVFQRRFKWIKIC; encoded by the coding sequence ATGTTCTATCCTGTCTTATTGTGCATCCTCAGCGGAGCTTTATACTGGGCGGCCTTTCCGCCCGCGGACATGGGCTTTACCGCATGGTTCGCGCTCGTCCCTTTTTTCTTCGCCTGCAAAGTCAAAAAACCCGCTGAGAAGATCATCCTCGGCTTTACCGCAGGGATAACGGCTTTCTCACTCAATTTCTACTGGCTGTATCCGACGATAAGAGCCACGGGGGAATCAGCGATTCTCAGCTTTTCCGCGGTGATACTGACAGGGGCTTTTTTCGCTCTCTTTACGGCGCTGTGGGCGCTGTTATCCGAAGAACACGGCCTTTATGCCGCCACATCCGGCGTGCTGTTGTCGTGGGCGGGGAGTAAAATGCTATGGTCTGTTCCGTGGTGCCCTCTTTATGTGAGCCAGGCCTCTTATCCGGCCATGCTCCAGATATGCTCGATAACGGGGCCATATTTTCTGACTTTCCTGATAATATACGCGAATCATTCCTTTTACAGGGCGGTCACCATGAGAAGATTGCGGCCTCTTATACCCGCGGCCTCTCTTATCGCGCTGACGCTCGTTTTCGGAATTTATAAAATAGGCATTCCTTTAGACGGGGAAGAATATGATATCTGCACCGTTCAGCCGAATGTCAGCCAGGACATCAAATGGGATAAGGACAATATCGACGCCGTAAAGGATAAAATCAGATTGTTTACGGCCGCTTCCATAGCGGCTGATCTTACTGTTTTCCCCGAAGCGGTGCTGCCGGGCATCATAAATTACGACGCTGATATCAGTATTTTTATATCAGAGATGGAGAGCATGAAGAAAAAGCCCTCTGTGCTGGGAGCGGCTTTTTACGGTCTGGAAGAAGATAAAAAGGGCGATTACAGGCGTGTCCTGAAAAACAGCGCCCTGCTTTTAAATCCTGCTCCGGCATCGGACGATATCTCCGGAGCGAGACAGTTTTATTTTAAAAGAAAACTTGTGCCCTTCGGAGAATTTGTGCCTTTCGGCGAATTTCTGGGGCGCTTTATCAAGGTCATAAACACTCTCGGCGGCTTTGAGTCCGGCAGCGAGGCGATAATACTTAAAGCCGGAGATCTCAGGATAATACCGCTTATATGCAGCGAGTCGGTATATCCGTCTCTCTGGAGAGGCGACGGGAATATCGCCGTTAACATAACCAATGACGCGTGGTTCGGAAAAACAGCGGCGGCCGAACAGCATTTGCGTCATGTCATCGTGGGCGCCGCTTCTTTTGGAATACCGGCGGTCTTCGCCAACAACACGGGACCTTCGGCTCTGATAGACGCCAGGGGGCGCATCATCCGGGCCACCGGGCCTTTTGAGGAATGTTCTTTTACGGATAGTGTCCGCTTGAGCGCGCGCGGAAGTTTCTACGGCAGGTATTTTGACATCACGCTCGCGGCATCAGCTTTGATTGCGGCGTACGGTTTACTGATTATTTTAAGACAAAAGCGCGTTGGCGCACTTGTATTTCAACGGAGGTTTAAATGGATAAAGATCTGCTGA